From a region of the Triticum aestivum cultivar Chinese Spring chromosome 7D, IWGSC CS RefSeq v2.1, whole genome shotgun sequence genome:
- the LOC123163870 gene encoding probable non-specific lipid-transfer protein 2, which translates to MGNNKAAVCVLALVLCGLLATDTAAAGCDASALSPCMGAIMLGGAVTPGCCARLRAQRACLCQYARDPSYRGYVNSPRAQSVVAACGLPRPKC; encoded by the coding sequence ATGGGCAACAACAAGGCCGCGGTCTGCGTGCTGGCGCTCGTCCTGTGCGGCCTGCTCGCcacggacacggcggcggcggggtgcgacGCGAGCGCGCTGAGCCCGTGCATGGGCGCCATCATGCTGGGCGGGGCGGTGACGCCGGGGTGCTGCGCGCGGCTGCGCGCCCAGCGGGCGTGCCTGTGCCAGTACGCGCGCGACCCATCGTACCGCGGCTACGTCAACAGCCCGAGGGCGCAGAGCGTCGTCGCCGCGTGCGGCCTCCCCAGGCCCAAGTGCTGA